GACACGAGTGTTCAATTTTGCTTTTATCTGCGCTGTTTCGCTGGCATCCCGCCTGTGGTTCAGGAGGGGCCAGCCTGCCCGTACTAGGGTCTGTTGACGTTTCGTACGCGGCCGCGACGGAGCCAGTTTTTGCGTGGAGCTAGGCGCGAGACGCGAAGTTTGGTCGCCCAAATGAGTCGTCGAGCAACGACGCACCACGCAAAAACTGGCCCGTCCCTTCGGGTTGCGCGGCAAATTGCGCCATGCGTCGTTGCGGGATTTGGCAAGGGAACGACCATTACCTGCATCCCGCGCCTCGCGGAACGCCGCCCGGCCATGGCGCAATTTGGCGCAGCAACGCGGCTCGCGCCGAAACGTCAACAGACCCTAGGGTTCATGCTGTCTTTCGCAGAGGATGCTTAATCGATGAGCAAGCTGTTCCAGCCCCTGTACCTGCCCAATGGCACCGTCATTCCCAATCGCATCGCCAAGGCCGCCATGGAGGAAAACCTTGCCGACGCCGACCATGCGCCCGGGCCGGTGCTGACCCGGCTCTATCGAAGCTGGGCCGAAGGCGGCGCCGGGCTGATCATCACCGGCAACGTGATGGTGGATCGGCATGCCCTGACCGGCCCGGCCGGCGTGGTGCTGGAGGATGACGCGCACCTGCCGCGCTTCGAGGCCTGGGCCGCGGCTTGCCGCAGCCAGGGCGCTCAGGCCTGGCTGCAGATCAATCATCCCGGGCGCCAGTTGATGGCCAGCATGGGCCAGCCGGCCCTGGGGCCATCGGCGATCCCGGTGAATATCCCCGGGCTTTCCAAGCTGTTCGCCCAGCCCGTGGCATTGGAGGCGGGGCAGATAGAGCAGCTCATCCAGCGTTACCTCAACACCGCGCTGCTGGCCGAGCGCGTCGGTTTTTCCGGGGTGCAGATCCACGCGGCTCATGGCTATCTGTTCAGCCAGTTTCTTTCACCGCTCAGCAATCGCCGCAGCGATGACTGGGGCGGCAGCCTGGAAAACCGGGCGCGTATCCTGCTGCGCACCGTCGAGGCGGTGCGCGCCCAGGTCGCCACGCAGTTCAGCGTGGCGGTCAAGCTCAACTCGGCGGACTTCCAGCGTGGCGGCTTCGAGGCCGGCGATGCGGCAGAGGTGGTGCGGATGCTGGGATCGCGGGGTGTGGATCTGGTCGAACTCTCCGGCGGCAGCTACGAGAGCCCGGCGATGCAGGGGCAGACCCGCGATGGCAGCACCTTGGCGCGCGAGGCCTATTTTCTGGAGTTCGCCGAGCGTATCGCCGAGGTTGCCTCAATGCCCATCATGGTCACCGGTGGGGTGCGGCGCAGGGCCGTGGCCGAGCGGGCCGTGGAGCAGGGGGTGGCGATGGTCGGCATGGCCACCGCCCTGGCCATCGAGCCCAGCTTGCCGGCACGCTGGCGGGCGGGCGAGGACATCGCGGTGCAGCCGGTGGTGGTGAGCTGGAAGAACAAGGCCCTGGCCGCTGCCGCTACCCAGGCGGTGATGAAGAAGCAACTGCTGCTGCTCGGCAGGGGCAAGCCAACCCATGCGGGTACCTCGCCCTTGCTGGCGTTGCTGGGTAGCCAGATCAAGCTCAGGCTGCAGGCCCGGCGTTATCGCCGCTGGGTCGCGAGCAAGGGCTGATCCTAGAGGGCGGGTTCCGGCAGTACCTGCCGGGCCAGCTTGCGCGCCCGTGCCGCCGTCGCGCCCAGCGCCCTGAGGATCATCTCGGCGACCAGCACGTCGTGTTCGCTGACACCGCGACCTTCCACCACGCTGCGCATGGCACCGAGCGTGCTGGAAACCAGCAGGTCGAGGGCGATGCCCTCGTGCTCGTAGCTGAGGATGCCTTCCGCCTTGCCCGCGCGCAGGTCGGCCAGCACGTAGCCGGTGACCTTCGAGCGCATTGCCTGATCGGAGTGCACCACCCGCACCACGGCACTGGCCCAGTCCGGGTCGGCCATGGCCCGGCGGATGAACATGCGCACGCCAATGGCCATGCGCTGCGCGCCGCTGTCGATACCCGCGCTGTATTGCGCGATCGATTCGGAGAACTCGTCGGCCATGGCCAGGCCGACCGCCTCGACGACTTCGTCGCGCGAGCGGAAATAGTTGTAGATGGTGCCGCTGGCCACTTCCGCCTCGGTGGCCAGGTCGAGCAGGGCGATATCGCCCAGTTCCTTGCGGGCCAGCAGGCGCACGGCGGCATCGATGAGGCCACGGCGGGTGCGCTCGCGCTTCTTGTGCCCACGGCTTGGCGCGGCGGGTTCGCTATCGGCTGTCTTGGCTCTGCTCATGGTGGTGCTCTGCGAAGGAGCGTTCGATGATAATGGAGTGCCGGGCGGCTGGGCCATTCACTTTCTCAGCAATTGCAGGCAGTCGGCAACGAGCTCGGCAGCCTGCTGCGCCGGGCCGTCGTGCATCAGGATGCGATCCGGGCGAACCACCAGCAATGAGCCGGTGGGCGCGATCTGGGTCAGACGCTGGCCCAGGTCCTCGACGAAGGGGGTGGCGGCGTTGCTGCGTTGCCCTTGCTGGCCGATCTGCAGAAAGCGCCCACCGGACGTTTCCCAGCGCTGCTTCAGTGGCTCCGGCAGCAACGTGCAGGGGTCGATGCCCATGCCCAGCAGGGTCAGGCCGTCTCCCAGCACCTCGTCGCTCAGCAGCAGACGACCTTCGCGGGTGCGCACCAGCCCTTGTGGCAGCAGGCCGCCTCGGCGGACTTTCACGCAGCCGCGCCTGTTGATGAACAGACCTCGGCGGAAAATGTTCTTGGGCTTTATCTCCAGCTCCTCGAACTGCCGCCGTGCCGCCGGTATCAGGCTGAGCGTGCGCATCATGCCGTGGCCCAGTACGGCCAGCAGAACGTTGCGCGGCATGATCAGGCGCCCCATGAGCTTGGCCATGTTGATCATGGCCTGGGCATGGGGGCGGCGCTCCTGCTCGTAAGTGTCGAGAATCGCCGGGCTTGCCAGGCCCTGCACAACCCAGCTCAGCTTCCAGGCCAGGTTGGCGGCGTCGCGTAGCCCGGCGACCAGGCCCTGACCGACGAACGGCGGGGTGATATGGGCCGCATCGCCGACGAGGAACACGCGGCCTTGCTGGAAGTGCTTGCAGCAGCGCGCGTGGAAGCGATACACGGCCTTGCGTTCGATCTGCAGTTGGCTGGGGTCGATCCAGCGCTGCAGCAAATTGGCGATGTAGCCGTTGTCTTCCACCTGCTCGCGGGTTTCCCCGGCGCGCAGCATGAACTCCCAACGCTCGCGGCCGCCCGGGGCGGGCATGTGCGGGATGGGGCGGCGGTGATCGCAGATGAACTCGACGTGGTCGATGGCCTTGCCCTCGCGTTGGCAGGCATCGACGATCAGCCAGTCCTCACTGTAGCTCTGGCCCTCGAAATCCTGGCCGATCAGGCTGCGCACCTTCGAGCTGGCGCCATCGGCGCCTACCAGATAACGGGCACGCAGACGATGCAGACCGCCGTCCTCGGCGCGCAGCATGGCGGTGACGCCTTCGTCGTCCTGGGCCAGATCCTCCAGCTCCAGCCCACCGCAGCAACCGACATTGTCGAAGCGCTGGTACTGGGCACGCATCGCGCGCTCCAGATCCGGCTGATAGAAGGTCACCAGCTTGGGGTGCCCATCCACACTGCCGCGGGTATTGGCACGGCCGAACTGACCGATGATCGGGCAATGCATGCGCACTTCGGGGATCACCACCTTGTCGAAGGCTTCTTCGGCGAGGCCGGCCTGCTGGAGGATGCGCAGCGCCTCGTTGTCCAGCGCGATGGCGCGCGGCATCAAGAGGATGTCGTGAGTCCTGTCGATCACTAGAGTCTGGGTGCCATGGCGGCCGAGCAGGGCGGCCAGCGTGGCACCGACCGGGCCGTTGCCGATGATCAAAACGTCGACGCTGTCTGGCAGTGCTTTGTTGTTGTTATGCATGTCGGGCTCTTGTAATGGCGCGGGGTTGTGATTATTTTGGGCAGGTTATTCAAAAATGAATAATTTCTCAATATTGAGATTGGCCCTTAAAACCTATTACAACAAGCCGCGCACCTTGGTGCCGAGGGAGCTCTCCATGTCCTTTCCTGCATACCCGACTCGCACCCTGACTGCCGAGGAGATTCAGCGTTACCACGACGATGGCGTCATCATGATCAAGGGGGCCATCGACCCCAACTGGATGAAGCTGCTGGAAGAGGGTGTCGAGGCAGCCAGGGGCGATGCCTCGCTGCTGGGGCGCTTCATGTCGCGCAAGGTGGAGGGCTACCAGATGGACATTTTCCTGTGGAAGCGCATCGATGCCCTGCGTGACCTGATCTACTACGGGCCTTTCGCGCGCTGGGCGCAGCAGTTGATGGGCTCGCAGCAGGTGCGCTTCTTCTACGATCAGATGTTCGTCAAGGAACCCGGAACGGACGCACCGACGCCCTGGCATCAGGATCTGAGCTTCTGGCCCATCCGTGGCGAGCAGATCTGCTCCTTCTGGATTCCATGCGATCCGGTCAACCGCGAGAACAGCGGGCTGCTGTACGTGAAGGGCTCGCACAAGTGGCCGCAACGTTTCAAGGCCATCTCGCCGGATTACGTGGCGACCATCATCGACGAGCGGATGGACGACATTCCCGATATCAACGCGCATCCCGAACGCTACGAGTTGCTCGACTGGGACATGGAGCCGGGCGACATCCTGATGTTCCACCCCCTGACCCTGCATGGCTCCCATGGCAATCAGTCACGCACGCGGCGGCGGCGCGCGCTGGCTTTGCGCTGGGTGGGGGACGACGTGGTCTACGCGCCTTCGGCCAAGCGCATGCCGATTCACTTCAGGCATGCCTCGGTGCCCGGTGGGCCGCTGCAGGGCGCCGCGTTCCCACGCATCCTGCCGGAGATGGATCCGCAGGAGCGGGCTGCGCGCGCCAGGCCGGAGCGCGCCGCGGCGAGCAAGCTGCTGGGCTCCTTGCTGGACAACGCCAT
The genomic region above belongs to Pseudomonas sp. GOM7 and contains:
- a CDS encoding NADH:flavin oxidoreductase/NADH oxidase family protein yields the protein MSKLFQPLYLPNGTVIPNRIAKAAMEENLADADHAPGPVLTRLYRSWAEGGAGLIITGNVMVDRHALTGPAGVVLEDDAHLPRFEAWAAACRSQGAQAWLQINHPGRQLMASMGQPALGPSAIPVNIPGLSKLFAQPVALEAGQIEQLIQRYLNTALLAERVGFSGVQIHAAHGYLFSQFLSPLSNRRSDDWGGSLENRARILLRTVEAVRAQVATQFSVAVKLNSADFQRGGFEAGDAAEVVRMLGSRGVDLVELSGGSYESPAMQGQTRDGSTLAREAYFLEFAERIAEVASMPIMVTGGVRRRAVAERAVEQGVAMVGMATALAIEPSLPARWRAGEDIAVQPVVVSWKNKALAAAATQAVMKKQLLLLGRGKPTHAGTSPLLALLGSQIKLRLQARRYRRWVASKG
- a CDS encoding TetR/AcrR family transcriptional regulator codes for the protein MSRAKTADSEPAAPSRGHKKRERTRRGLIDAAVRLLARKELGDIALLDLATEAEVASGTIYNYFRSRDEVVEAVGLAMADEFSESIAQYSAGIDSGAQRMAIGVRMFIRRAMADPDWASAVVRVVHSDQAMRSKVTGYVLADLRAGKAEGILSYEHEGIALDLLVSSTLGAMRSVVEGRGVSEHDVLVAEMILRALGATAARARKLARQVLPEPAL
- a CDS encoding bifunctional 3-(3-hydroxy-phenyl)propionate/3-hydroxycinnamic acid hydroxylase, which produces MHNNNKALPDSVDVLIIGNGPVGATLAALLGRHGTQTLVIDRTHDILLMPRAIALDNEALRILQQAGLAEEAFDKVVIPEVRMHCPIIGQFGRANTRGSVDGHPKLVTFYQPDLERAMRAQYQRFDNVGCCGGLELEDLAQDDEGVTAMLRAEDGGLHRLRARYLVGADGASSKVRSLIGQDFEGQSYSEDWLIVDACQREGKAIDHVEFICDHRRPIPHMPAPGGRERWEFMLRAGETREQVEDNGYIANLLQRWIDPSQLQIERKAVYRFHARCCKHFQQGRVFLVGDAAHITPPFVGQGLVAGLRDAANLAWKLSWVVQGLASPAILDTYEQERRPHAQAMINMAKLMGRLIMPRNVLLAVLGHGMMRTLSLIPAARRQFEELEIKPKNIFRRGLFINRRGCVKVRRGGLLPQGLVRTREGRLLLSDEVLGDGLTLLGMGIDPCTLLPEPLKQRWETSGGRFLQIGQQGQRSNAATPFVEDLGQRLTQIAPTGSLLVVRPDRILMHDGPAQQAAELVADCLQLLRK
- a CDS encoding phytanoyl-CoA dioxygenase family protein yields the protein MSFPAYPTRTLTAEEIQRYHDDGVIMIKGAIDPNWMKLLEEGVEAARGDASLLGRFMSRKVEGYQMDIFLWKRIDALRDLIYYGPFARWAQQLMGSQQVRFFYDQMFVKEPGTDAPTPWHQDLSFWPIRGEQICSFWIPCDPVNRENSGLLYVKGSHKWPQRFKAISPDYVATIIDERMDDIPDINAHPERYELLDWDMEPGDILMFHPLTLHGSHGNQSRTRRRRALALRWVGDDVVYAPSAKRMPIHFRHASVPGGPLQGAAFPRILPEMDPQERAARARPERAAASKLLGSLLDNAMAATRLAFKPGRSKSFKQTWTKPGS